The Fibrobacter sp. UWR4 sequence CATAGCCCAGCTTCTTCAGCAGAGCCTTTAGGCATTCGCTATGCCCGTGAATATCGCCAATGAAATCAATGGAAGTCCTCATACACCATCAATCATAGGAAATTTTATTTCTCAACGTACATCACGCAAACAAATTTTTTCATAAAAAAGCACGTTCGCCAAGAAATTTCTAGCACCGGTGATACAACTAAGGTGGGACGGCTGTTTGATATCGAAATGCAGATGGTTAGACGCCTTGGCCAAAGGCGCTGATTACGAAGAACTACAGGAACAATACATTCTGTTCATCTGTCCCAACGACATCTTCCATAAGGGAAAGGCAATTTACAGGTTCCAGAATCGCGAAGACTCTGACCCAAATATTCTGTTGGATGACCTCTGCTATAAAAATTTCTATATATTTAAGAAGTACTCCGAAATGGACGACGATTCCGCTCGTGAGTATATGAAGTATTTTGCTACCAAGAAATGTGAATCCGAAAAGATGAAGCGCATTCACGAATTGGTAAAGGCTTTCCGTGATAAGGGTGTTGCCATGGATATTATCGTTGATTCAACAGGCCTCACCCCCGAGGAAATCAAGGCCCTGTAAAATAGCCCCCCTTAAAAATTGTACAAACGGAAAAACGCCATACGGAATAACCGTACGGCGTTTTGTTTATACATCCCTATCCAATCACAGGAAATTTTGAGGGATTTGCTGTTGTCGAGACAAAATTTTGGATACTCCAAACAGTCTTAATTACAGGGAAACTTACTCTGCTAATAGCTAATAGATTCTTCTCCCAAAGGCACGAAAAAGATTCTTCCAACAACCATATAGTAAAAGCTGGAATGAAAACCATCTAAAAAACTTTTGTAATACCCCACATCATATTTAACAAATCCAATTATACCATCAATTCCATAAAAGTCAGTTTTCAATTGAAGAGTGTCTTTATACATTTTTCTTTGTTGATTTTCAAGGAACAAAGAATCACTATATGTAAAGCAGCATGTAGAAGATGGAGTTATTGAAATAAAAAAACTCTCTAAACCATAAGCACTTTTTATTGGAGCTTCTTCATATTTTATAAAAAAAATGAGAAAAACACCATTTTAAGCTGTAAGCTTCCCCGTAACTAGAGGTTTATTGAGAATGATCATAATTGATATGATGAAGGATATCATTTTTCAATTTTCTTAGGGACGACAACTATTATTCTATTAAATGCTGTAATTGTGGATAGTCTGCATCAGAAATAAATGTAAATCGTCCACGCAAAAATAAAATAGCATACCACCCATCCGCATCAATATCCCTTTGCAAGATACGGATACCCTCTTTTTTGACCTTAACTTTATTTCTAAAAAGATACACGAATTCAAATTTTTCTCCAGACTCAATTATCCTAACAGGACACATATTGAGTAACCAAAAAAGAATTACACCTGTAAAAGATAAAAGAACAAACAACTCAGCCACCGTTACCGACCAATCCGTTTGAACGCAATTAAGTCGAGACATAATTATTGCATAACAACAGCTGACATCCGTGTACGCAATAAAAAGTGCCGGCAATAGAAAAAATATAATCGCAAACATTCCCTTTGCCTTGTACACTTTCTTCTTAGCGTGCATCATCATTAGTGTAACCCCTGTTCAAAACCTAATCCACCTCTCCAATCATAGGAAATTTTGAGGTTCTGGAATTATTTGTTGATTACGCTCTTAATCCAATTTAAGATTTTCAAGAACTTCCGTTTTTGGTATGACTTTTCCATTTTTCAACGGAATGTTATAATCGGTTCCTAAGCCTCCATCCACCTTACACTTGGGGATAAATTCCTGAATCCTACGCCAGGCTTTGGGCATGTCAAGTTTGTGCATTGGGTATATTTCCATCACAATATTTTTGCAATACACGATTACTGGATACTCAATAAGATCCGAGGAATAATAAGCATAAATATGTCTATCATTAATCGAGTCGTTTAGCAGAACGGAGAATTTACTTAAATCGTATTGATTAAAGGTATAATCATGCTCAACAGGCTTTTTTATGAACCATAAGTTAAATACATAATCATCAACACTAGCTCCGAGAAAATGATAACCAATATCCGTCACATATGAGCTTCCAAAACCAAACCCATAATGACGGATCAAATCTGTATAGTCATGTCGATTGATTTCATTGGAAATTTTCAACTTAAAAACAAAGGTGTACAAAGATGTTTTGGCGTTAAAAAAAAGGAAATAGACTAATACAATAAGCGCAACTACAATAGTCACAACAATCTTTATTTTTTTTCTTAGACGCCCCATTTCCCCTACCAAAATTGTAGTCAGTTTTATCTACACCCCAAAGTTACAAATTTTATAAAGCCGACATTTTTCTTTATTTCTAAATTTACATCATGTTTCACCCGATCCGACATTTTATTACCATCACCAAGCACAGAAACGAAGTGATTCGTTTATGTTTCAAGGCAGGCATCGGATTCCAGGGCTTGTTCCACGATCTTTCCAAGTACAGCCCCACGGAATTCATTCCCGGCGCAAAGTACTACACCGGCACGGAATCCCCAAACAACGGGGAACGCCGCGACACAGGCTATAGCCTGGCGTGGATGCATCACAAGGGCAGAAACAAGCATCATTTTGAATTCTGGTACGACTACGAAATGGCTACCAAAAAAATCGTGCCCATGCCTATGCCGGACCGTTACATCAAGGAAATGTTCTGCGACCGCGTAGCCGCCTCCAAGACCTATGGCGGCAAGGATTACGACCGCACAAGCCCTCTGCTTTACCTGACAAAAAGTACCGCCCACGAAAAAATGGCGGAAGTCACCTACAAAAAGCTTCTTTACCTTTTAACCATGCTTGCGGAAAACGGAGAAAAGGAGACCTTACGTTTTATTCGCAACTGTAAAGAACTCCCTACGGAATAAATTATGAAAGAAAAAATTGCAAAGATTGCCTTCGTGGCACTAATCCTGGTCGCCTGCTGCCCATACGTTGCTTCCTGGATGGCACTTTTGGCAGGCATCGTTTATGCGTTCGCCTTCGGCGGCCCCGCATTCCCCAAGTTCGCCAAGAAGACCCAGAAGTACTTGCTCCAGGGCTGCGTGGTGGGCCTCGGTTTCGGCATGAACTTGCAGGCAGCACTTGCCAGCGGTAAGGACGGCATGATGTTCACCATCGTTTCCGTGGTTTCCGTCATGGTGCTTGGTTTCATCATCGGCAAGGTCATCAAGGTGGACACCAAGACTTCCTACCTGATTTCCAGCGGCACCGCAATTTGCGGCGGTTCCGCCATTGCAGCAGTGGCTCCCGTTGTGGACGCCGACGACAAGCAGATGAGCGTTTCATTGGGAACGGTCTTCGTGCTGAACGCTCTTGCCCTCCTGATTTTCCCGCCCCTTGGCCATTACTTCGGCCTCACCAACCAGCAGTTCGGTGAATGGGCGGCCATCGCCATCCACGATACCAGTTCCGTGGTAGGTGCCGCAGCAGCCTACAGCGACGAATCCCTCCAGGTGGCCGCCATGGTGAAGTGCACCCGAGCCCTCTGGATTCTGCCTCTCGCCCTCATCACCATGGTGTTCTTCCGCAAGAATTCCGGCAAGGGCAAATTCGATGTGATTCCCTGGTTCATTTTCCTCTTCGCCATCGCCATGGTCATCAACACCTACCTGTTCCCCGCCATCGGCGTTCCTGCTGAAGTGGGCAAGTACATCGTGATGGTCGCCAAGCGCGGTTTCGCCATTACTTTGTTCCTCATCGGTACAGGCCTTTCCAAGGATGCCCTCAAGAAGTGCGGTGCCAAACCCTTCATTCAGGGCGTTGTCCTTTGGGCAGTCATCGGCGTGGGAAGCCTCCTGGTCATCAAGGGTTTCTAATTCCAGAACTCAAAATTTCAAAACAAAAAGAGCCCGGTTTCAACCGAGCTTTTTTTATTTCTTCAAGGCTACCAAGTCCGTCTTTTCGTAACGGTTGTGGCCAATCAATGATTTCTTGTACTTCCAGCATTTGATGGCTTCGTC is a genomic window containing:
- a CDS encoding DUF5662 family protein; this translates as MFHPIRHFITITKHRNEVIRLCFKAGIGFQGLFHDLSKYSPTEFIPGAKYYTGTESPNNGERRDTGYSLAWMHHKGRNKHHFEFWYDYEMATKKIVPMPMPDRYIKEMFCDRVAASKTYGGKDYDRTSPLLYLTKSTAHEKMAEVTYKKLLYLLTMLAENGEKETLRFIRNCKELPTE
- a CDS encoding YeiH family protein → MKEKIAKIAFVALILVACCPYVASWMALLAGIVYAFAFGGPAFPKFAKKTQKYLLQGCVVGLGFGMNLQAALASGKDGMMFTIVSVVSVMVLGFIIGKVIKVDTKTSYLISSGTAICGGSAIAAVAPVVDADDKQMSVSLGTVFVLNALALLIFPPLGHYFGLTNQQFGEWAAIAIHDTSSVVGAAAAYSDESLQVAAMVKCTRALWILPLALITMVFFRKNSGKGKFDVIPWFIFLFAIAMVINTYLFPAIGVPAEVGKYIVMVAKRGFAITLFLIGTGLSKDALKKCGAKPFIQGVVLWAVIGVGSLLVIKGF